TTGCTTCCCGTTACGGTCCACCTTTTCACCACATGCCAGACAGGTGATTTGATGACACTGAGGACATGTAGGTCGGATTTTGCTGCTTAGATAAGTGGTGAATGCGGGAAAATCAGGCTGTAATGTAGATAATCAGCTGTCTCCTATCTGTAACGAGTACACAGCTGAACATACGAAAAGAACGAAGAAATCCTCTTGTTTCCTCTTAAACTGATATCCACATCCAGCAGAACAGCCCATTCTCCCTTCAGCCAACATCGagtaaagttgaaagaggaagctTTGTTCATCTGAACCAACAACCTCATCGCATCAGCTATCGCATTCACCAAAAATGTGAGGCAGGCAGCTGAACAGACAGATAACTCACTTCCTTCGGGACATCCAGACATCCATTCGCCTCTGCCTAAGATTTCTACGTCATAATTACTTCctgctgatactgatatcttCATGTGCTTAGCTTCCTCTACAGGTTCGATCACTTTTTCTATTCGATCTTTGGAAAAGAATATACCAGCGTATGGGTCGGAAAGAATTCTGTCTTCTGGTATTTCACCTATGAGACAACATGGCTTTTTATAAGCTTGAAGGAATATATCAAGAGAGGTGTGCTCCAAATAGCTTACCGTCATCCTCGAACCCATCTACCAGAACTTCCTCGCTCCCGCTCTCGGCGTCACTTCcctccatatcttcatcactaTCTTCCACCACGATCGCTTCCTTGCCTTTGCTCGAACTGGCTTTGCTGAatacttcctcctcattgtcggaaggtatatcatcgaATTCACCAGCAAAGACTCTTTCCTGTAACAAGGAGTCAGCTAAATAACCTTGGATCGGGCGGAGCAGCCAACGTACGGCAGCTGACATGACATCCCCTTTTGTCCTCTTCAACGCTGCTCTAGCTCGTCCACCTGGGATACCCATGTCCAGCAGCTGGACAAACGCTGGGTCGGACATGTTGTGTTGTGTCGGATTGACAGTCGATTGTTGGTTGATCAGGGGTTGAAGGCTCGGCGGATAaattgatagctgataagGAATTACGAGAGAATGATCTATTCTCTATTGGAaattgaaagtgaaagtgtTCACTTGATTTCGGTATCCAATAGGTGTAGCGTTTTCCACCCGACGGGATGCTCaaaaggatgaaggagaaaggaggagaatcAATTCATGCATCCATCCCTTTCCATGCACGGACCTACACCGGAGAATGAGATGAGTCAACCTTTACTCAACCTAAACACACAACTCACCGCTTCGGATGTTACTCGTATCCACTACTAGACTCCTAGATAAAACGGTATCATCCGTGCGGAGACTCCACAAATGGCACTCATTAGGCGCACAATTGCAGGCACCTATCTATCCGGTTATGAGATTCAACCGGAAGTGATTGAAAAGCCAAGGATGTttgtgatgatatatctctcttcttcatctgaccAATTCATTCACTCATACTGACATAtcacccatcttcatcactgtATATACCTCGATACCTATCTGTACATTTCTCCATGGTCGACATTGTCTACATGTCCTGTTCAGCCTCGTAACAAAGCTTACCTCTCTGTGAAATACAGCCATGTACCCTTCACCTATTCCTCCTTCAATCTTTGTAAATAACTCGACTCGCCTTATACGATCCAAGACAACTCAACGCATCTCCTCCTCACCTGTATACAGTATCTCTCCCGCATCATTACTCAGACAGAGAAGGATGTTTGCCCTTTCAGTCCATCGACGCGATCAACCCAAGACATTCTCCAACCAATCGAAATTACCTAGATTGCCTGTACCAGACTTGGAAAAGAGCTTGGAAGGGTATTTGAAGAGTCTTGGGCCGATTTTGGAGCAGACTGTGAGCTTCCCAGGGCAGCATGTCTATCTTTAGCTCATCTGTCATATTGACCGTAGTATGACGCGTCGGCCTTGCCAAACGAAATTGAAAAACGGAAATTGTTTGCTAAAGATTTCGCAGCCCCCGGTGGAATAGGTAGAACCTTACAAgaaagattgaaaggtgagctggtgATACCTGATTACGAAGAGTCTGATAGCTCACAAGGTTGTTTCGTAGATCTCGATCACGTCTCGCCGAATAATTGGCTCAACGATACTCTCTGGCTCGGACTGGCTTACCATACCTGGCGAGCACCATTACTCGTCAATTCAAATTGGTGGTTACTCTTTGCTCCTGATCCTTCTGATCCCATTCCACCTATCGCATCCggctcatcatccaaattaGAAGTTCCAGAACCCAATTCAAATCCGAAACAAGCTGCTTCTGCGGGAAGTCAGCGAGGTGGACAAGATTGGATAGATGGTAAGAAGGGGAAATTCGACGGACCAGTAGAATGGGAGAAAGTGGTTAAGAGAGAATGGATAAGTGATTGGCAGATCAGGAAAGCTGCTTGGTTAGCTAGGAGGTTTGCTGAGTTCAGGACGAAGTTGCTCAAGTAAGCTATGCATGCTTCCTTCCCTATAATGCTTGATCGTGTACTGATCATAACAATCTTTCGATAGAGAAGAGATCTTGCCGGACTCGTCGAAAGCTGGACCTTTTGATATGCATCAGTATTCTCGGTGAGTCTGCTTTTCGAGAGCCCATCTGCGCACTCCGAGCTGTAGCTGAAATTTAAAGCAAATCGTAGAATGTTCAACCTTTCCCGAATACCTTTACCGAACAGTGATGCCTTCTCAGTAGTCAATAATAAAGCTACTCATCTTACATTGATGATCGACGATTATATCTATtctatcgatatcttctcACCTCCTTCAATCGAAGGTGTACCAGAACCTCTGTCTCCTTCGGAGATTGAACAGAGGTTCAAGGCTGCCGTTGATGATGCCAAGAAGCGTAGGGATGGTGGAGAAAGAGCCGATCAAATCGGCGTGTTGACGGCTGACGAGAGGGATAACTGGACAAAGGTGAGCTCATATATCAGTGTCGCCAAGAGAACTAAGCTCATTAATCGATCAACGATTGATTCAATTCTAGAATCGAGAACATCTGCTCCTCCTCTCACCAAACAACCGATCAACCctcaattccatctcttcttctcttatCGTCCTATCTCTCGACCCATACACTCtaccttccatcccatctgAAGATCCCCTTCGACTACCCTCTGTCGATGCCCAAGTACGCAACACAGCTTCTGGAATAGACGGAGCACGGAACAGATGGTTCGATAAAGCTGTATCGGTCATGGTGGAAACCAATGGTAGAGCGGGAATAATGGGTGAACATTCCCCGGTGGATGCGCTCATCCCATCTATCGTGGGAGAATACGTCCTTGCATCTCCCGTagatcaatctcaattcaATTCGGGAACCAGCTCGAGCACTTCcgaaggatggaagaagctggattGGGTGGTTGACGAGGAAATTACAAAAGAGATTCAAGGATGTAAAGAGAGAAATCAGAAACTGATCGATGATTCCGATGCGAGTCAATTATGGTGGGATGAGTATGGTGCGGAATGGATAAAGGCTGTCGGTGAGTAGTTCAAGCGTTTCATATAGTACATAATTCAGAGGGAATATGCTGATTACATTGAATTGCGATGATATGGTGTAAATAGCCAAACAATCACCTGATGCGTATATTCAACAAGCTCTTCAATTGGCATGGTACAAAGATCAAGGATATGCAACTGCTACTTATGAGACGGCATCGACTCGGATGATGTTACATGGTAGGACGGATGTGATCAGGAGTCTGAGTAGTGAAAGTAGGAGTTTTGTGAAGAGTATGCTTGATGAGAAAACTGATGTGAGTTACCGATCTCGATTACTCTCAACGACAAGTCGACCACAAATTCCAAATAATAACCATGTATCGATGTTATTCTGATAGGACTCCAAACGGTATTCGTTATTGACCGAAGCATGCAAAGCCCACAATTTCCTTACCCGCCAATCATCCCAGGGAAACGGATATGATCGACATTTAATGGGATTGAAAGTCCATTTGAGGGCTGGTGAGAGCCATGCACttttcgatgatgagatatatgCCAAATCCCAGGAATGGAAATTATCCACCTCGGGATTGAGTGCGGGTGGAAAATTCATGGGCACGGGGTTCGGAGCTGCTTGGCctgatggatatggaatCAATTGTGAGTTGCACCGTCATCTGAATGATGTCGAACATAGCCCAACAGTCAGAAAGTAGAAATGATACTGATTTGTGATCTTACAATTGATAGATCTCGCTGGTCCATATCTCGTCAAATTCGGTATCGAATCGAAATTCTCCTGCGACAAGACTTCCACACAGAGGTTCAAACACAATATAGTACAGGCTTTGAGGGAAATGAGGGGGGTTTGTGAGGGGGCAGCAGAAGAGAGTAAAGCGAGATTGTAATGCAAAGGATTGTGTGCTAGGTGATTGTATCGCAAGgggaagattgaagaagaggagaagcaGCAGAAGAAGTGTACATGTAGTAATTCATATATAAACATGCAatatcatcgttatcatctACAAATCATTGACTATATACATTGTTATACAAAGATACAAAGTGGTCGGAATGgcatgatcatgatcatttcTTTGGGTTCCTCTTAGGCCTTTTGTCCTTAGCTTGTGAAGAGCTTGTGGGAGTCGCGCTATTTCTTGCTCTCTTGTTTCCTCCTCCGTTTTTCTTTCGCTTGGTCCTTTTACGATCaatgatatcctcttcttccttatcctcttcaaGGGATATCCCTGATAATGGTGTCTCACCAAGAGCTACAAGAAGCATCACTTCCTTCTGCGATCTGGACAGATTATCGGTATATGCTTTGTTGTAGAAGTTGAGCCACGTGTGAAGATGTTCATCGGGGAGTGATTTTACATCAGCGAGGAATGGAAGAAGTTGGTATTCCTTTTTGACCGACAGGTATATATCAGCTCGAACATCAGACAGTCAAACACGGGCACGTATGGATCTTAGTGAGGCATACCACACTTACATCAGGCATACCTTCTGGATAATCGCGACCGTTCCTTGGATTGGGAGGCAATGGGATTTTCTCTTTAGCCAAGAAAGTAACATACCACTATAAGACGATCATTAGTGTCATCATTACAAGATTGAGAGCTATGCGGAGTGATAGCGTCTTGACTTACAGTCGCATCGAGTGCCCTGAAACTGTTGGAGATCCTGATAGCATCTTGCTTcatgagatcgatgatcctCAAAGCCTCGTCCACTACTTCCGGGGGGTAGTCGTAGGCTACGTAAGAGAACGCAATCTCAGTAACACTCCTCGCGAGAATATGATCGGGACACTGACTGGGTGATTGGTCTTGTTGAGGAACGGACATGGTGATCAAATGAATGTCTCTCCACTGATCTGTTACTACAGTAATGTGAATCTGGTCATACCTCCTAGTACTACCGTACACCAAAGAAAACGGTACCTCTTCTATTCACTGGGTCGATCAGAAGCTCAGGTCATCAGAGATTGACTGTTGTTCATATACGGACCTTTATCTATAAAAATAAAATATTTTTCCGGCTCCTTCGTGTTGTATAATCAGCCGTTACTACATTTGTACGATACTAGGTTCTTACTTTGACATGCTGTCGCCACGTGATTAACTATTTGATCCAGGATGAAAACGATTGGATGGATGACAAGTGCCACATTGATCAAACTCCGTTGAGTCGTGTATATCGCGGTGATTATCGTTGGTTGTTGGTTGTTGGATGCTGGCCGTTGCCGTCCAAGTTAACGTTTTGGTCATCTTTCGATGGGTGCGTGTATGATCAGTTTGTCGATccgatccatcatctataccCATCTTAGCTTCATATTATAGGAACCTATCTCTAACCATCCATTCATAGTGGCTCAATCGCTCCCACACGACTCAAAGAAAGAATCGGCGCTCATCTCTCCTCGATCTAGGTTCTCTGCCCCAACTACCTCAAGATGCCTCGACCCGTCTTACCACTCCTCCGACCCATCCTGTCCTCTTCCCTCCCCACTCCTCTTCCCATCGCTCGATCCATCCACTCCTCATCTAGGGTATTGCTAGCCACACCAGCTGGACGAAATCCATTTGCTCCCCGAAATACAGGACCTAAACATATCACACCTGGACCTATAAAAACTCCCAACCCGCGTGAATCTACCACTGCCGATGCGGCTTCTGAGGGATCACGACATGGTAATGATCAATCGGTTGGTACGGGCGTAGCGGATCAATGGCCTGATTATTCCAAAGGGCCAAGTGCGTTGGATAAAGCGAGTCAATTGTTTTTCTTCACCGAGATTGTAAGGGGTGAGTCAAACTTCCATTTCGTCATTCAATGTCGTCAATCGTAGATAATCAAAAAAGATGATTTGGCTGATATATCATGTGTAATACGCAAATAGGTATGTGGATCGTGCTGGAACAATTCTTCAGACCACCCTATACCATCATGTACCCATTTGAGAAGGGGCCATTGTCACCTAGATTCAGAGGTGAACACGCTTTGAGAAGATATCCAAATGGTGAAGAGAGATGTATCGGTGAGTCATTCTACCCTTTGAGACTTCGCATAAGACGGTTCAATCGATCTTTAAGGATGAGCAATGGCTAATCTCGATTTCGTATAATAGCTTGTAAGCTCTGTGAAGCCATCTGTCCCGCTCAGGCTATTACCATCGAATCTGAAGctcgagaagatggatcgaggAGAACCACTcgatatggtgagtgatccacAACCTTTCGATCAGCTGTGCATTCAGCGTTAGTTGCAAGGacaatcagctgatcgtggtgatggtgaaataGATCTTGATATGACGAAATGTATTTACTGTGGATTCTGTCAAGAAGCTTGTCCTGTAGATGCTATCGttgagagtgagttgattgtGCTTTTGTATATCTCACATCAATTATCCGATGATGTCGAATAGCGATCATCGTTGTGTTGTATGTGAAACGGAGACTGATATATTTGATGCGTGATCTTAGCTCAAAACGCTGAATTCTCGACGGAAACTCGAGAAGAACTCTTATACAACAAAGAGAAATTATTATCAAATGGTGATaaggctgaagctgaaatTGCTGCTAACCTCCAAGCCGATCACGTAAGTTCCTATCCGGATTGACTGAGTTTTGTTCCAATATGGTATCGATTGCTGATTTTTATCGACATGTGCAGTTCTACCGATAATAGCATGGCATAATAGGTGTATGAGGTGGAGAGTATTTGTGTATAAGTTAGGACACCGATAGCTGGTATGATTGCGGATcagttgatgatcaagaggtgcattgaagatggtatagCATATAGATCGTTTAATTATGCATCAGTCTTAACATTGGGTTTACAAAATATCGATACTACGAAGAGTACAAAGAATCAAAAAGTCTAATGGACAATCCAACACCTCATGATTGTATTGCCAGAAATGTCCTTTCTCCACTCGATTCCACGCTATTTATATTCACTGTTACAAGCACGTTCTACACGTTATCCTATACATTTCACAACAAGAACGATCAGTTAATATACCTCTTTTCAAAAGTGTTTTACTGACCACTCGACCCATGTCAACGACTTATCAGTGTCATGCTGTGTTCCATTCTCGCGCATATTGTATATCGAAGGTTGAGTCAGACCTGTTCAACAAATGTATCAGCCACTGTGACAGACCATTAATGTTGGGAAGAAAATGGATTGGAGATACTCACTACGAACACTCTCTGCAAAACTCTCACTACCCTTCATTCCGTACTTTCTCTTCGACCGCAAAGTATTCCCACTTTCGCTAGGTAGAGTACcttgtatatgtataggtCTGAAACCCCCATTCCAAGTTTTCGACAATTTATTACTACTGCTAGGTGTAGAAGCGTTCTTCCCTAGACGGTGGATATGATCGTACCCATGTCCAATATCAATGTCATCTATATATTCcttatcctcctctcttACGCCTTCCTCTCTGGCCGAGTATCTGGGTGGAGGAGCATCGTACGAGTATGGTGGTTGGCTGTGAGTGTAAGTGTGAGTGTACCATGATATATCCTGGGTTAGGAATGGGATAGGCAATCCTCTCGATTTACTCCGTTGAGGTAGATCTATCTCATTTTTCATTTTCCCGGGTGGAGAGGAGTAGTTTGGAATGGAGGGTATGGATGAGGCTAGTTGTTCGGCTTGTCTCCGTAATTCTGCTAGGGAGGGGACTTGGACTGTTGAGAGGGATTTAGAGGGTAGAAGGaatgatgggaagaaggtcagGGTATTGATCATTCTGTATATCTGATGGTACGGTATTTTCTGCACTGCAGTACAAAAGGTAGGGGTATATATTATTGATATAATTTGTTTTTTTCGCTCTCTTCTGAGTGGGAGTCGGTATTTGCAAGGTACTTGGAATGCCGGGTAGTATTTCCAAGTGGGAAATATCGGAGTGTCGAAACGAGGCAGTAATATTGTTAATCGTTGTATCCTTTATTCTGACCATCAAAGGATCACCTATGGACGTTCAACGGTAAGTGTTTGACTGGCGTTTGAAGTTGTGCAGATTGGCCAATTTGCTGGTTTTACGTTTCACCACTTCGTAACATCTTAGTGAGTAGAGCCCTTGTCGCTGAGAGGCCTACGTTACGTAGATTGTCATCCCTGTCATCAGTGAGAGGGCATCGACTGTGTCAGTAGCACAAGATAATTGTACAATACGGAGTGTCTTCCTTCCCATCGTTTGACAGGCAACAATGAACAAGAGATATCTTATACCCTGTTATGCCGAGTCAGCATGATATGCTATGATGATACATGTTTTTTGGCTGGTTTTAGCATTCCCTATCTATCATCTACAGTCCTCCTGTGTTGACAGAAAATCTAGAGGACGACAATGGTGTTTGGTGTATATCTCGAAGAGTTATATGTGCTCTTTCCGGCCTGTCGGATCACCACTGATGTCAGCGAATGCATCTTTTAAATTATCGTTTGGGTTCCTCTCGTAGCGATTACAGCACCGTTGACCTGACTTTACAGAATCCTGCCCAGTTCCTCGAACATATTCGCCCCTCTCCATTCGACCATTTGAAAGGCAACTTGTTCTCCGCTGCCGCAGGTAATTCTGATAGAAtggatatcactcacctcccatcctGGGTAATCCTtcatgatctccttctccctaGCCAAAGCAGCCTGTTGTCTTCTATAGGCATCTCTATCTTGTTCAGCTAATAGTAATGGGACGAGGTTGATTCGCGACCATGCCTGTTCACGTTTGAGTTCTCTGCAAGGATGGAAATGCAAATGTGAGTAAGAGTCGCCGTGGTTGAGGAGAGAATGTAGAGCTCGTAAGGACGGTCGACAATCAATAGGAAATTCCAATAATTGCCTTTCAAACAAAGAGTTCTTATTGAAACAGAATATCATTacccacctcttctccacatttccctttccaactCTCCAAAATCCAAAAGCACAGATAGCAGCCACCGTGCTGAATACTACTGCACCTCCTACACCTCTGACAGGTAAATTTCGCTTGTACTTGATAGCCTCGTACCCTCCCGGAGGGGGCATATCTCTATTTCACATGAACACAAAATCAGTTATGTGTGTCTCATTCACGGAAGGGACTGGAGGGGTGAGACTGACTGTCTAAACCCATGAAATCCTGATCCTGACATCTTTTCTTTATTTAATCTTGGTATATCGGTTGTATGATCGTATGGTATTCTTCAGCTGTtaatgttgatgttgttctcAGCTGTGATTGACCATTCACAATCCACTGCAAAGGTCAGCCAATACCTCGAAGggacagaaggagatgaacgggatcaaatcaattCGAACCGTGGGAGTCCTCTGAATATCTTTACTGGCTGTTTTCATTCAATTTATCCCGCCCGGTTGGTTTCGGAGCCCCACTCTCATCACTGCTGGCATATTATGGTCGTTGTTGACGGTTCCTGAACCGAGAATAGCGAGTAAGACGATGAGATGGacattgagagatgagaagatccTCCCCAGTAGCAGCTTGATAATCCATATCGACGCCGTGTCTCATCCAGCAAGCTGAAGGCTCACACCTATACCTACCGGAGAGCGGGCAAGATGGATCAGTAGAACTCGATCGACCATGAATCGACTTACCAACGCTTTCTCTTCGTGAgtattcctcttcctctccttcgaCCTAGCTTGTCATTCCTGCTAATCTATCTGTCGTTCGTTTAGAGCCATCCCTAGCTCGGGGTCCGATGGATCTTCCATACATCTTCGAGACCGGACCGGAGACTCTCCTCGGGTTTCTTCTCCTCTAGACCCATCGTTCAacatcccttctcatcctcatcgaccCTCTCATTCCGAACGGAGGCATATCGTCCAGAATCTCATATACAATGATCCGCGAACCAtctatcatcccatatcatcttcacccaatgCAAGAGGGAACTTTACGAACAATCTGGGCTTGTTGACTGCTGGGATCAGTCGGCCGGGTAGACCTGGATTACTAAGGCATTTGACGGATGATGGGTCAGGGAGATTGAGTGGGAGTCAGGCGCCGACTCCTAGAGTGAGGAGTCAAAGTAGGAGTAGAGAGCGGGATAGAGGTGTCAGAGTGAATCTTATGAGTACAGCTTCGTTGAACGGGAAGAGGGGATGGGGCATGAATAGCGCTACGAAGACTACTAGGTTGAACGCTATGGCACAAGGACCAGAGGGGACTTATGCGATAGGTGGTGGTCAATGTATGTCTATGTCTACAACACAAAATGTCAATACTGACGAGTCTGTATCATCAGATCTACGAGTTATGAAGATACACGATCCATCATCAGGTTCAACGACACCTATATTCGCATCTGACGAGACGAGAGATCGGCACACGTTGGCAAAAGGAAACGGCGGAGTAACAATATCGGAAGTAGTGAATTTATGGAAACCTAATTGGCCTGTTGGGAAAGGTGTCAACGATGTGGATTGGGGCGTGGGAGGTGAGTAGAACCGCTCTTTTGATGGAACGGTACTCAACTAATTCTGGATAACCCGATAGCCTTCGACACGAAGATCGCTACTGCTACACCAAGCGGGAATCTCCTGCTATTCGACGTAGAAAAAGGCAAATTaggtgagctgatgatgtagaCCTTTAATGATCTCACTTGCTCACTAAATTGTCAATCGTAGACAAGGACATCTCAAGCGGTACTTTCAGACCCATGAACTGTGTCAGACTATGTCCTTCTGCAAGTCACGGTCATCTAGCTTTAACGGGAGGTACGGAAGGTGGTGTACGCTTCTGGGTGAGCTTCCTCTAGATCCGACAACCACGTCGCcgaaagctgatgattgttcATTCTTCTCAGGATTTACGAGAAAGAGATCCTTCGAATCGGAAAGCTCTCAAACATTCATCAGCTATTACCTCCCTGACGTTTTGTCCGACAGACGCGTACCAATTCGTTGCGGGACTAGATGATGGGTCGATACGGAGATATGACTTCAGATCACCTTCAAGAAGTACTGGAAAAGCTTTTGGGGCTCATGGAAGTAAGAGCGTGCTGGATTTGAAATGGaaggaaggggatgaagagaataGTGATGGACATAGAGGTGGGGGTTGGCTGGCTAGTGCAGGAGCGGACAAGATAGTTCAGGTGAGGATAATATGGTTGCGTCAAAGTTTGGGATCAAGCTGATGTATCTCTTTTCACAGATATGGGACATGGGTCAACAATGGGATAAACCTCCTTCACCAGTACATTCACTTCATACCGCTTATCCAGTACGACGAGTTGCCTGGCGTCCTGATCACCCCACTGAGCTTGTCGTCGTCCCCCTGATCCAACCTGTCACATCGGCCGATCCTACCTTGTCTCCCAATCCGAGCTCTGTCACCCTTTCTTCCGACGGTGATAGCGCCAGTCACGCAGGGTTAGACGAAGATGCACATCTGGAAATATGGCATGTTAGACGTCACTACATTGCCAAATACGCTATTCCAACGCAAGATGGGGGAGCAGTCGATGTCGCATGGGCGAACGGCGATGACAATCTAGTGGCATGTTTTCAGAATGGCGGTTTCGCTCAGATGCAACTCAGAGGTCCATCGGGTGTGGGCAGTCTACCGCTTCCTCTGGATCAAGTGCCTAGACAACTGGTGGGATGGAGTCCGAGAGGTGAGATGGTGTATGCTGTTGACCGGTTCAAACTGGGAGAAATTCCGTTCGATGACGTGTGAGTGCCTTCACAGTTCTCGAAAAAGATGGATTATGTATTAGCTAATGTTGAATCTCTATGCTGAATTTAGCAAATCCGAATATGTGAATCATTGGGACAAACTTGGTCGACCAACACCATCAATAGCTGATCCAGCTTATGAACCCCTTCAAACACTTGGTTTCCTCCCTTTGCCAGATACAGACGAAGCCGAGTTTGCGTATCTCGCAAATTGGTATAAACTGGAAGGCGATACACCTGAGAACCTATGTCATTGGAATGGTAACGTGGCATTATCATGTGGTCGAGAGGATGATGCCAGATTTTGGGCATTCTTGGAAACCTTGATCGAAGAATTTGATCCCTCACCCAGATTACAGGGTGAAGTTGGATTCAAAGAGGATGTGTTTAGTGGAACGCTAGATGGGACCGCTCGATTATTTACTCCACCTACATGCTCTCCTACTCATGGCTCGCCCAATCACAATGTCCCATATCCATCGCCTACTGCAATACCTCTTACACGTTTGGGAGCGTCGTttttggaggaagatgaagaaacCCTTTCTGAACCTTCTgaatcatcctcttctaccaaaGACTCATACTCCGATTCcgaatcagaagaagaatctcatcatccgaaatCAAGGTTCCTCGCATTCGCTCCGCCCGATTCGATCACACGTAGATTGAGTGATGCATTGAGTGGTGGAAGTGCAAGTAGAAGGGAATCAAACGCTACTGTCATTATGCCAAATAGTAGATCAGTGTCAGCGTCGGTTTCAAATGCTATGTCAGCTATGAAAATGACTAAAGGAGGGATAACTGGaacatcaagatcatcttctggaTCACCACCCCCTCCAGCTgcgaaggagaaagagagcaATACGATGAGTACCTCGACAAGTAAGAAAAGTAGTTCATCCAAGATGACTTCTAGTCGGATAATGGCAATGTCAGATTATCCTGATCCATATGGTATACAAGGCGAATTCAATTTCTCGGGATCGACTACGACCGCTACTATTTCACGAACTAGTCCTACACCaaataacaacaataataatCTGGACGGTATCATCGGAGGTAAATCCCTGAGAAGTAGTCCATTACCTTTTTCATCTTTACGGAAAAGTGCGGGCACACCGGAAGGTCCACTCAGTAGAAGAAATTC
The nucleotide sequence above comes from Kwoniella europaea PYCC6329 chromosome 1, complete sequence. Encoded proteins:
- a CDS encoding NADH-ubiquinone oxidoreductase 23 kDa subunit, mitochondrial, which translates into the protein MPRPVLPLLRPILSSSLPTPLPIARSIHSSSRVLLATPAGRNPFAPRNTGPKHITPGPIKTPNPRESTTADAASEGSRHGNDQSVGTGVADQWPDYSKGPSALDKASQLFFFTEIVRGMWIVLEQFFRPPYTIMYPFEKGPLSPRFRGEHALRRYPNGEERCIACKLCEAICPAQAITIESEAREDGSRRTTRYDLDMTKCIYCGFCQEACPVDAIVETQNAEFSTETREELLYNKEKLLSNGDKAEAEIAANLQADHVSSYPD